The following are from one region of the Salvia hispanica cultivar TCC Black 2014 chromosome 1, UniMelb_Shisp_WGS_1.0, whole genome shotgun sequence genome:
- the LOC125201503 gene encoding HMG1/2-like protein isoform X1 has translation MKAGKSNAVSRKPDSRLSVKKQTKKEKQAAKDPNKPKRAASAFFVFMEGFRKEYKEKHPNNKSVAAVGKAGGDEWKSMSKEDKAPFVAVAEQRKEEYERQMRAYNKKLAGEEDEESDKSQSEVNDDEDEEGSGEVSEEEEEEEEDDD, from the exons ATGAAGGCAGGAAAATCTAATGCCGTTTCCAGAAAGCCGGATAGCAG GCTTTCTGTGAAAAAGCAGACGAAGAAGGAGAAGCAGGCTGCGAAGGACCCTAACAAGCCGAAGAGGGCTGCGAGTGCCTTCTTTGTTTTCAT GGAGGGCTTTAGGAAGGAGTACAAGGAAAAACACCCCAACAACAAATCTGTTGCTGCT GTTGGTAAAGCTGGTGGTGATGAGTGGAAATCTATGAGTAAAGAG GACAAGGCCCCCTTCGTTGCAGTTGCAGAGCAGCGGAAGGAGGAATACGAACGTCAAATGAGGGCATACAACAAGAAACTG GCTGGCGAGGAAGATGAGGAGTCAGACAAGTCTCAATCTGAGGTGAATGATGACGAAGACGAGGAGGGGAGTGGGGAGGTTAGC gaagaagaagaagaagaagaagaagatgatgactGA
- the LOC125201503 gene encoding HMG1/2-like protein isoform X2, giving the protein MKAGKSNAVSRKPDSRLSVKKQTKKEKQAAKDPNKPKRAASAFFVFMEGFRKEYKEKHPNNKSVAAVGKAGGDEWKSMSKEDKAPFVAVAEQRKEEYERQMRAYNKKLAGEEDEESDKSQSEVNDDEDEEGSGEEEEEEEEEDDD; this is encoded by the exons ATGAAGGCAGGAAAATCTAATGCCGTTTCCAGAAAGCCGGATAGCAG GCTTTCTGTGAAAAAGCAGACGAAGAAGGAGAAGCAGGCTGCGAAGGACCCTAACAAGCCGAAGAGGGCTGCGAGTGCCTTCTTTGTTTTCAT GGAGGGCTTTAGGAAGGAGTACAAGGAAAAACACCCCAACAACAAATCTGTTGCTGCT GTTGGTAAAGCTGGTGGTGATGAGTGGAAATCTATGAGTAAAGAG GACAAGGCCCCCTTCGTTGCAGTTGCAGAGCAGCGGAAGGAGGAATACGAACGTCAAATGAGGGCATACAACAAGAAACTG GCTGGCGAGGAAGATGAGGAGTCAGACAAGTCTCAATCTGAGGTGAATGATGACGAAGACGAGGAGGGGAGTGGGGAG gaagaagaagaagaagaagaagaagatgatgactGA
- the LOC125201506 gene encoding uncharacterized protein LOC125201506, whose amino-acid sequence MGKVAIAEMKRKKKKGRPPKAQIPLIAPRNPIILDSPPITYSRSHRRNPKFYNISLRDRGADAEDDDDDERKEKKVKLVVRLPQSDEKETPKINQNQEKDSANSASELEPEPASESEPDSRDAKKRKINDVDHGSEGAVSTQEKKDVKATDTQQHGSPLESGPTQPLPDKKLLVFILDRLQKKDTYGVFSEPVDINELPDYFEYIDQPMDFGTVRKKLNRGAYKKLEELEADVFLICSNAMLYNAPDTVYYRQARSIQEIAKRDFENLRHEGDNGQPQPKVVRRGRPPGNKNQKKSLETSPLDRVGADPSSGAALNNVVDKATGSNSYNLRKGPALYRYRPNDPYVSSYRPRNGEHYPEFSGDWNNEFPASILRADMKYGKKQFTIDENRRDTYREFHPLSPTNNPSAFANSGGDMKQLMMVGLQESFAYARSLARFAANLGPVAWKVASKKIEYVLPPGTEYGPGWVAENGATASQPPPFPSTPAPDFRATDLSPSVPHGLSEEMVEAVRRLNSQNEQGLQSNTSPWKTPFPPVQQNHMYHQTHIQRNGFSGMPGYDAQTSRLSVPAMEGFQFPSQVINPMLQEMPAEGEMWTFGRSSWPAVPAQHGRSLAGPPDLNMRVLAGSPSSSLQIGSPQQQPDLALQL is encoded by the exons ATGGGTAAGGTAGCAATTGCAGAaatgaagaggaagaagaagaaggggcGACCGCCCAAGGCCCAAATTCCCCTAATTGCCCCTCGCAATCCCATCATTCTCGACTCTCCCCCAATCACCTACAGCCGATCCCACCGCCGGAACCCTAAATTCTACAATATTTCGCTGCGAGATCGCGGCGCCGACGCCGaagacgacgacgacgacgagcGCAAGGAGAAGAAGGTCAAGCTCGTCGTCCGCCTCCCCCAATCCGACGAGAAGGAGACCCCCAAAATCAATCAGAATCAGGAGAAGGATTCCGCGAATTCGGCGTCGGAGCTGGAACCCGAGCCGGCCTCCGAATCCGAACCGGATTCTCGCGACGCGAAGAAGCGGAAGATCAATGACGTCGATCACGGATCTGAAGGCGCGGTTTCAACTCAG GAGAAAAAAGATGTGAAAGCGACAGACACTCAGCAACATG GGTCTCCATTGGAGTCTGGTCCCACTCAGCCTTTGCCAGACAAAAAGTTGTTGGTGTTCATTCTTGACAGGCTTCAAAA GAAGGATACTTATGGGGTATTTTCTGAGCCTGTGGATATCAATGAG CTGCCTGATTACTTCGAGTATATTGACCAACCGATGGATTTTGGGACAGTCAGGAAGAAACTTAATCGTGGGGCTTATAAGAAATTGGAAGAACTCGAG GCTGATGTGTTTTTGATATGCTCGAATGCTATGCTGTATAATGCTCCAGATACGGTCTACTATCGACAG GCACGATCGATACAAGAAATTGCAAAGCGAGATTTTGAGAATCTGAGACATGAAGGCGACAATGGTCAACCACAGCCTAAGGTTGTTCGTAGAGGCAGGCCCCCGGGTAACAAGAACCAGAAGAAATCTCTCGAAACATCCCCACTGGATCGTGTTGGAGCTGACCCGTCATCAGGTGCAGCTCTTAATAACGTGGTAGACAAGGCAACGGGATCTAACTCTTACAATCTGAGAAAGGGACCTGCATTGTATAGATACCGGCCCAATGACCCATACGTGTCATCATACCGGCCAAGAAATGGCGAACACTACCCTGAGTTTTCGGGAGACTGGAATAACGAATTTCCAG CATCCATTTTAAGGGCTGACATGAAATATGGCAAGAAACAGTTTACCATTGATGAGAATAGGCGTGATACATATAGGGAATTCCATCCCCTGTCTCCGACTAACAATCCATCTGCTTTTGCTAACTCCGGGGGAGATATGAAGCAACTCATGATG GTGGGCCTGCAGGAGTCCTTTGCATACGCTAGAAGCCTGGCCAGATTCGCTGCAAATCTTGGCCCTGTTGCTTGGAAAGTTGCATCGAAGAAGATAGAGTATGTCTTGCCTCCCGGGACAGAATACGGTCCTGGTTGGGTAGCTGAAAACGGAGCCACTGCATCACAGCCACCGCCTTTCCCAAGCACCCCCGCTCCTGACTTCAGAGCTACTGACCTAAGCCCTTCCGTTCCACACGGCCTTTCTGAAGAGATGGTCGAGGCCGTCAGGAGGCTCAACAGCCAGAACGAACAAGGCTTACAAAGCAACACCTCTCCATGGAAAACACCATTTCCACCGGTCCAGCAGAACCATATGTATCATCAGACTCATATTCAGAGAAATGGGTTCAGTGGAATGCCCGGATATGATGCACAGACGTCGAGGCTGTCCGTGCCGGCAATGGAAGGGTTTCAATTCCCTTCTCAGGTCATAAACCCCATGCTGCAGGAGATGCCGGCCGAAGGCGAAATGTGGACGTTTGGCAGGTCGTCTTGGCCGGCCGTGCCAGCTCAGCACGGTCGGAGCCTTGCAGGTCCGCCCGACCTCAACATGAGGGTCCTGGCCGGCTCGCCGAGTTCCAGCTTGCAGATAGGCTCACCTCAGCAGCAGCCAGATTTAGCATTGCAGCTCTAA
- the LOC125201193 gene encoding probable serine/threonine-protein kinase PBL21: protein MGCFSCISHPSKDMRDYNGGDIDTNSSVGGKRKANVNGSVSVKKGGAAGAKGKDGNNPSKGNAARSFTFKDLALATQNFREANLIGEGGFGSVYKGRLESGLVVAVKQLNLEGLQGNQEFIVEVLMLSLLHHPNLVNLIGYCTDGDQRLLVYEFMQMGSLENHLFEPTQTPLSWSTRLKIAVGAARGLEYLHCKANPPVIYRDLKSSNILLDKDFNAKLSDFGLAKLGPVGDNTHVSTRVMGTYGYCAPEYAMSGKLTLKSDIYSFGVVMLELITGRKAIDCTKIPGEQNLVIWCRPYLKDRRKYIQMVDPLLEGRFSTRSLHHAVAITAMCLQEQASFRPLIGDIVLALEFLASQADDSRRGRSHSRTLSSPSQVDNKADSRRQDLEDPSV, encoded by the exons atgGGCTGCTTTTCTTGCATAAGTCATCCCAGTAAGGATATGAGGGACTATAATGGAGGAGATATTGACACTAATTCATCGG TTGGTGGGAAGAGAAAGGCGAATGTGAATGGCAGTG TGAGTGTGAAGAAGGGAGGTGCCGCGGGGGCAAAGGGCAAGGACGGAAACAACCCCTCTAAGGGCAATGCTGCTCGTAGCTTCACCTTCAAAGACCTTGCTCTGGCCACTCAGAACTTTAGGGAGGCTAATCTGATAGGCGAGGGAGGTTTTGGGAGCGTTTACAAAGGCCGTCTCGAATCTGGCTTG GTTGTTGCTGTGAAGCAGCTTAATCTTGAAGGGCTGCAAGGGAATCAAGAATTCATCGTGGAGGTTCTGATGCTGAGTCTGTTGCACCACCCGAACCTCGTGAACTTGATCGGTTACTGTACTGATGGCGACCAGAGGCTCCTTGTTTACGAGTTTATGCAAATGGGCAGCTTGGAGAATCATCTGTTTG AGCCTACTCAGACGCCGCTGAGTTGGAGCACGAGGTTGAAGATTGCGGTTGGCGCTGCTCGTGGCCTTGAGTATCTTCACTGCAAAGCGAATCCGCCTGTTATCTACCGTGACCTGAAATCTTCAAACATACTTTTGGACAAAGATTTCAATGCCAAGCTGTCGGATTTTGGGCTTGCCAAGCTAGGGCCGGTTGGCGACAACACTCATGTCTCGACACGAGTGATGGGGACCTACGGATATTGTGCCCCGGAATATGCCATGAGCGGAAAGCTCACCCTAAAATCCGACATCTACAGCTTCGGCGTGGTTATGTTGGAGCTCATCACCGGACGCAAGGCCATCGACTGCACCAAAATCCCGGGAGAGCAGAATCTTGTTATTTGG TGTCGGCCTTATTTGAAGGACCGGAGGAAATACATACAAATGGTGGATCCTCTACTCGAAGGGCGATTCTCGACCCGGAGCCTCCACCACGCTGTTGCAATCACGGCAATGTGCCTTCAAGAACAAGCCAGCTTCCGCCCGTTGATCGGGGACATCGTGTTGGCGCTTGAGTTCCTAGCGTCGCAAGCGGACGATTCTCGGAGAGGCCGGTCCCACAGCCGGACCTTGTCATCGCCATCGCAGGTAGATAATAAGGCTGATTCGAGAAGGCAAGATCTCGAAGATCCGTCGGTTTGA